In Clostridium swellfunianum, a genomic segment contains:
- a CDS encoding coproporphyrinogen III oxidase, producing the protein MIKVFLNNLYFRYDVYQIINLFYALEDIKFVEEDEDVRILVEQDDILISFNDDQLSYLFNIEFNKKETVKLAVFNYLKNKTGKDFPWGTLIGIRPSKIALSLLNKGKMEEDIVEYYKEHFNASSEKAQLCIDVAKVENKFINKDKNTVSVYIGMPFCPTRCSYCSFAANPIAGFKSLVEPYLEALKKEIESTSRYINEKKLKIECVYFGGGTPTSVNDNQFEDIMTSIYYNLVADKDVKEFTVECGRPDSISFLKLQTMKNYNVHRISINPQSMNEETLRKIGRRHSIEDVVEKYNMARSIGFDNINMDVIVGLDGESLVQIQKTCSEIFKLDPDSITVHGLSIKRASKLHENIINEMPLEELSQSEINKMYNETFDLAKKLNMKPYYMYRQKNMFGNMENVGYSKPTKQGIYNIQMIEEKQTIIACGADAVSKVIFLDENRIERFANVKDVKGYINRIDEMISKKIQLLNSLY; encoded by the coding sequence ATGATTAAAGTTTTTTTAAATAATTTATATTTCAGATATGACGTATATCAGATAATTAATTTGTTTTATGCTTTAGAAGACATAAAATTTGTCGAAGAAGATGAAGATGTTCGTATATTAGTAGAACAAGATGATATACTTATTAGTTTCAATGACGATCAGCTTAGTTATCTGTTTAATATTGAATTTAATAAAAAAGAAACTGTCAAACTTGCAGTTTTTAATTATTTGAAAAATAAGACGGGCAAGGACTTTCCTTGGGGAACATTAATTGGTATCAGACCTAGCAAAATTGCACTGTCACTTTTGAATAAAGGCAAAATGGAAGAAGATATAGTTGAGTATTACAAGGAGCACTTTAATGCAAGTTCTGAAAAAGCTCAGTTATGTATTGATGTTGCTAAGGTAGAAAATAAATTTATAAACAAAGACAAGAATACTGTTAGTGTCTATATTGGAATGCCGTTTTGTCCAACAAGATGCTCATATTGTTCTTTTGCAGCTAATCCAATTGCAGGCTTCAAATCATTAGTTGAGCCATACTTGGAGGCTCTAAAAAAAGAGATAGAAAGCACAAGCAGATACATAAATGAAAAAAAATTAAAAATTGAGTGTGTTTATTTTGGCGGAGGCACTCCAACCTCGGTAAATGATAATCAATTTGAAGATATTATGACATCTATATACTATAACTTAGTTGCGGATAAAGATGTAAAAGAATTTACTGTAGAATGTGGAAGGCCAGACAGCATAAGTTTTTTAAAGCTTCAAACTATGAAAAACTATAATGTTCATAGAATAAGCATAAACCCTCAAAGCATGAATGAAGAAACCCTAAGAAAAATAGGAAGGCGTCATAGCATTGAGGATGTTGTTGAAAAATATAATATGGCTAGAAGTATAGGCTTTGACAATATAAATATGGATGTAATTGTTGGCCTTGATGGAGAAAGCTTGGTTCAAATACAAAAAACCTGCAGTGAAATATTTAAGCTTGATCCAGACAGTATTACAGTGCATGGCTTATCTATAAAAAGAGCTTCGAAGCTTCATGAAAATATCATTAATGAGATGCCTTTGGAAGAACTGAGCCAATCAGAAATAAACAAGATGTATAATGAAACTTTTGACCTTGCTAAAAAATTAAATATGAAGCCTTACTATATGTACAGACAGAAAAACATGTTTGGAAACATGGAAAATGTAGGTTACTCTAAACCTACTAAACAAGGAATATACAATATTCAAATGATTGAAGAAAAGCAGACAATAATAGCCTGTGGTGCAGATGCAGTTTCTAAAGTAATTTTTCTTGACGAAAATCGAATAGAAAGATTTGCAAATGTTAAGGATGTAAAAGGATACATAAATAGAATTGATGAAATGATAAGCAAAAAAATACAGCTATTAAATAGCTTATATTAA
- a CDS encoding MBL fold metallo-hydrolase, with protein sequence MLLKRIPAGVYAANCYILMDEETKECAVIDPGGDAEDLTTYIDSIGAKVKYILLTHGHSDHTGAVGALMENYKLPSHISKRDGEFILNGEFMFGPLRYKGQSVTLNMDLQEDNIYKLGNLEIKVVETPGHSPGGVCFLVQDKLFTGDTLFLRSIGRTDLSGGNFETLISSIRNKLLVLDESITVYPGHGPQSSIKYERDNNPFL encoded by the coding sequence ATGCTTCTGAAAAGAATTCCTGCAGGAGTGTATGCTGCAAACTGCTATATATTGATGGATGAGGAAACTAAAGAATGTGCCGTTATAGATCCAGGCGGAGATGCAGAGGATTTAACTACTTATATAGATAGCATTGGAGCAAAGGTCAAGTACATATTATTAACCCACGGTCACTCTGACCACACTGGTGCAGTTGGGGCTTTAATGGAAAACTATAAGTTGCCGTCACACATAAGCAAAAGAGATGGAGAGTTTATTCTAAATGGTGAATTTATGTTTGGACCTTTAAGATATAAGGGGCAGTCAGTGACTTTAAACATGGATCTTCAGGAAGATAATATCTATAAGCTTGGAAATTTAGAAATTAAAGTTGTTGAAACACCGGGTCACAGCCCTGGTGGAGTTTGTTTTTTAGTTCAGGATAAACTTTTTACAGGTGATACCTTGTTTTTGAGATCAATTGGAAGAACCGACTTAAGCGGTGGAAACTTTGAAACCTTGATAAGCAGCATAAGAAACAAGCTTTTAGTGCTGGATGAAAGTATAACTGTATATCCAGGACATGGACCTCAGTCCAGTATAAAATATGAAAGGGATAACAATCCTTTCCTTTAA
- the aspS gene encoding aspartate--tRNA ligase — translation MGEALLGQKRTIMCGELRESHIGTNVTVMGWVQRRRNLGGLIFVDLRDRSGLLQVMFGEEINKAAFEKADLLRTEYCISVSGEIVRRESPNPNMPTGMVELKGSSIKILSEAETPPIYIKEDLDASEHIRMKYRYLDLRRPDMQKIFVIRSKAAKSVRDYYADNGFLEVETPMLTKSTPEGARDYLVPSRNYPGMFYALPQSPQLFKQLLMVSGFDRYYQIVKCFRDEDLRANRQPEFTQIDIEMSFVEQDDVIAMNEGLVKKVFMDVLGVEIETPFRRMPYKEAMEKYGSDKPDLRFGMEITNISDAVKNSDFKVFRDALDNGGSVRAIRVDNCAGMGRKDLDRLGEFVKTYKAKGLAWVAYKEEEIKSPIAKFLKEEEMKAILDTMNAKAGDLILILSDSDKVVLQALGALRLELAKKLEILKDNNEFNFLWITEFPLVSYNEEEGRYQAEHHPFTAPLDEDIEYLDTNPIKVRAKAYDMVLNGEELGGGSIRIHDSKLQEKMFNVLGFTKEKAWERFGFLLEAFKYGPPPHGGLAFGFDRLIMFLSGTDNIKDVIAFPKNQNAFDPMTEAPNVVDEVQLKELGLSINQDGNIE, via the coding sequence ATGGGAGAAGCCCTTTTAGGACAAAAAAGAACGATAATGTGCGGTGAACTCAGAGAGTCTCATATAGGCACAAATGTAACCGTCATGGGATGGGTACAAAGAAGAAGAAATCTTGGAGGCTTAATATTTGTTGACTTAAGAGATAGAAGCGGATTGCTTCAAGTTATGTTTGGAGAAGAAATAAATAAAGCAGCTTTTGAAAAAGCGGATTTACTAAGAACTGAATACTGTATATCTGTATCAGGTGAAATAGTTAGAAGAGAATCTCCAAATCCAAACATGCCAACAGGTATGGTTGAACTTAAGGGAAGCAGCATAAAAATTCTTTCAGAAGCTGAGACCCCACCAATATATATAAAGGAAGATTTGGATGCTTCAGAACATATAAGAATGAAGTATAGATATCTTGACCTTAGAAGACCAGATATGCAGAAGATATTTGTTATTAGATCAAAAGCAGCGAAGTCTGTTAGAGACTATTATGCGGACAATGGATTTTTAGAAGTTGAAACTCCAATGCTAACAAAGAGTACTCCAGAAGGTGCTAGAGACTACCTTGTTCCAAGTAGAAACTATCCTGGAATGTTTTATGCACTTCCGCAGTCACCACAATTATTTAAACAGCTGTTAATGGTTTCTGGCTTCGATAGATACTATCAAATAGTTAAGTGTTTTAGAGATGAAGATTTAAGGGCTAACAGACAGCCAGAATTTACTCAAATTGATATAGAAATGAGCTTTGTTGAGCAGGACGATGTTATTGCTATGAACGAAGGCTTAGTAAAGAAAGTATTTATGGATGTTTTAGGAGTAGAAATTGAAACACCATTTAGAAGAATGCCATACAAGGAAGCAATGGAGAAGTATGGTTCAGATAAACCTGATTTAAGATTTGGCATGGAAATAACTAATATAAGCGATGCAGTTAAAAACAGCGATTTTAAAGTATTTAGAGATGCTTTAGATAATGGCGGAAGTGTAAGAGCTATAAGAGTTGATAATTGTGCAGGCATGGGAAGAAAAGACTTAGACAGACTTGGAGAGTTTGTAAAGACTTATAAAGCTAAGGGACTTGCATGGGTTGCCTATAAGGAGGAAGAAATAAAATCTCCAATAGCTAAATTCCTTAAGGAAGAGGAAATGAAGGCAATTTTAGATACTATGAATGCAAAGGCTGGAGATTTGATTTTAATACTTTCTGACAGCGATAAGGTTGTGCTTCAGGCTTTAGGTGCCCTGAGACTTGAACTGGCTAAGAAGCTTGAAATATTAAAGGACAATAACGAGTTTAACTTCCTTTGGATTACTGAATTCCCTCTTGTTTCATACAATGAAGAGGAAGGAAGATATCAAGCTGAGCATCACCCATTTACGGCACCTCTGGATGAGGATATTGAATACTTAGATACTAATCCTATAAAGGTAAGAGCTAAGGCTTATGATATGGTGTTAAATGGTGAAGAACTTGGTGGGGGAAGTATAAGAATACATGATTCAAAGCTTCAGGAAAAGATGTTTAACGTTCTTGGGTTTACAAAGGAAAAAGCATGGGAGAGATTTGGTTTCCTACTAGAGGCATTTAAATATGGACCACCTCCACATGGTGGATTGGCATTTGGTTTTGACAGACTTATAATGTTCTTAAGTGGAACAGATAACATTAAAGATGTTATTGCCTTCCCTAAAAACCAAAATGCATTTGATCCAATGACAGAGGCTCCAAATGTAGTAGATGAGGTTCAGCTTAAGGAGTTAGGGTTATCTATAAATCAAGATGGAAACATTGAATAG
- a CDS encoding metal-sensitive transcriptional regulator, which produces MDVKKDLQNRLRRIEGQVKGIEKMIEADVNCKDVLIQIAAIRSAINKVGGIVLENYAKDCIDSTEGNCFPKDKIDNMMEALLMFMK; this is translated from the coding sequence ATGGATGTTAAAAAGGATCTTCAAAACAGATTGAGAAGGATAGAAGGTCAGGTAAAGGGCATTGAAAAGATGATAGAGGCTGATGTAAATTGTAAGGATGTGCTGATACAAATAGCAGCTATAAGATCAGCAATAAATAAAGTAGGAGGCATAGTTCTTGAAAATTATGCCAAGGACTGCATAGACTCAACGGAAGGAAACTGTTTTCCAAAAGACAAAATTGATAATATGATGGAAGCTCTCTTAATGTTTATGAAATAA
- the dtd gene encoding D-aminoacyl-tRNA deacylase, with the protein MRAVVQRVISSSVTVDNEVVGKIGKGINVLLGISKEDTIEDVKYLSEKIVNLRIFEDEVGKLNKSLLEVGGELLVVSQFTLYGDCRKGRRPNFMEALSGDEAEQLYETFVSECKQILYKVETGIFGADMKVSIENDGPVTLMLESKKTF; encoded by the coding sequence ATGAGAGCTGTAGTACAAAGAGTTATTTCTTCAAGTGTAACCGTTGATAATGAAGTGGTAGGGAAGATTGGAAAAGGAATTAATGTGCTACTTGGAATATCAAAGGAAGATACAATTGAAGATGTTAAATATTTGAGCGAAAAAATAGTAAACCTGAGAATCTTTGAAGATGAGGTGGGAAAGTTAAATAAATCTTTGCTTGAAGTAGGAGGGGAACTGCTTGTGGTTTCCCAATTTACTTTGTATGGAGATTGTAGAAAAGGCAGAAGACCTAATTTTATGGAAGCGCTATCAGGTGATGAAGCAGAACAGCTTTACGAAACTTTTGTCAGCGAATGCAAGCAGATTTTATATAAAGTTGAGACAGGGATTTTCGGAGCTGATATGAAAGTTTCAATAGAAAATGACGGCCCTGTTACTTTGATGCTAGAAAGTAAAAAGACGTTTTAA
- a CDS encoding threonine/serine exporter family protein produces MILKSLYALLASLGFGVLFNIKGKNLVFASIGGFLTWYVYLLILNLSASNLLGLFVASLAAGLYSEALARILKSPVTTFSICSIIPLVPGGGMYYTMLESVQGNINKFLSTGLDTLSNAGAIAVGILLASSVTKVILIIERKKTSRIH; encoded by the coding sequence ATGATTTTGAAATCTTTATATGCACTTTTAGCTAGTCTAGGTTTTGGAGTTCTTTTTAATATCAAAGGAAAAAATCTTGTATTTGCTTCCATAGGAGGTTTTTTAACTTGGTATGTATATTTGCTTATTCTGAATCTTAGTGCTTCTAATCTGTTAGGACTATTTGTTGCTTCACTAGCAGCAGGGCTATATTCAGAAGCTTTAGCTAGGATACTTAAAAGTCCGGTTACAACTTTTTCAATTTGTTCTATAATTCCTCTTGTTCCTGGCGGCGGCATGTATTATACAATGCTTGAGTCAGTTCAGGGCAACATAAATAAATTTCTAAGTACAGGTCTTGATACTCTTTCCAATGCAGGTGCTATTGCAGTGGGCATATTGCTTGCCTCTTCAGTAACAAAGGTAATTTTAATAATAGAAAGAAAAAAAACTTCTAGAATTCACTAG
- a CDS encoding RelA/SpoT family protein: MLSKLMEKIDKNCNNVNKEFITKAYNFAFDAHKEQKRESGEPYITHPVEVAGILAEMGLDTNTIAAGLLHDVIEDTIYNYEDVTREFNIEVADLVSGVTKLDKIKFKSKEEQQADNVRKMLLAMAKDVRVILIKLADRLHNMRTLKYRPIEKQKQTAKETFDIYAPLAHRLGISKIKWELEDLAFRYTNPNEYYDLVQKISEKRVEREAYIAQITEELKSNLLKTGIASDIDGRPKHFYSIYRKMINKNKTLDQIFDLTAVRILVGSVKDCYASLGIVHTMYKPIPGRFKDYIAMPKPNMYQSLHSTVIGPQGKPFEIQIRTFEMHKTAEYGIAAHWKYKEASNSQTGNLDSKLTWLRDMLEWQRDTSDAEEFMESFKIDLFSDEIFVFTPKGTVINLPSEATPIDFAYRIHTDIGNRCVGAKVNGRMVPLDYKLKTGEIVEVLTSTIPRGPSIDWLNITKSNQAKAKIRAWFKKAKREENIVKGKEILEKETKRQGYNFGEIAKGEPIEQILKRYNMNGLDDIFAAVAVGDIMASSIVSRLREAFEKGNKQDSKAVEEQINKTISKNTDNVSKVKNLGHSVVVKGITNILVRFAKCCNPVPGDEIIGYVTKGRGVSIHRKDCTNAALLLSDTNHKLVEVQWGSAKGADYTTEIQVKADDREGLLSEIMELIIETKTYLCAVNAKAIKNNIAIITIKLKISDIEHLKELMKKIKKLAGVLDIYRTKS, encoded by the coding sequence ATGCTTAGCAAATTAATGGAGAAAATAGATAAAAATTGTAATAATGTGAACAAAGAATTTATTACTAAAGCATATAACTTTGCATTTGATGCCCATAAAGAACAGAAAAGAGAATCGGGAGAGCCCTATATTACGCACCCTGTTGAGGTGGCGGGTATATTGGCTGAAATGGGATTAGATACAAATACTATTGCTGCAGGACTTCTCCATGATGTTATAGAAGATACTATTTATAACTATGAAGATGTAACTCGTGAATTCAATATAGAAGTTGCAGATTTAGTTAGCGGAGTAACTAAATTAGATAAGATAAAATTCAAGTCGAAAGAAGAACAGCAAGCCGATAATGTAAGAAAAATGCTGTTAGCTATGGCTAAGGATGTAAGGGTTATTCTAATTAAGCTCGCTGATAGGCTGCATAATATGAGAACGTTAAAATACAGACCTATTGAAAAGCAAAAACAGACTGCGAAAGAAACCTTTGATATATATGCCCCTTTGGCACATAGACTTGGTATATCTAAGATAAAGTGGGAGCTTGAAGATTTAGCTTTTAGATATACTAATCCTAATGAATACTATGATTTAGTTCAGAAGATTTCTGAGAAAAGAGTTGAGAGGGAAGCTTATATAGCCCAGATTACAGAAGAACTAAAAAGTAATTTGCTAAAGACAGGCATTGCTTCAGATATAGATGGAAGACCTAAGCACTTTTACAGCATATATAGAAAAATGATAAATAAGAATAAAACATTGGATCAAATTTTTGATTTAACAGCAGTACGTATTCTTGTGGGAAGTGTAAAAGACTGCTATGCATCATTAGGTATAGTTCATACTATGTATAAGCCAATACCAGGAAGATTTAAGGATTATATAGCAATGCCTAAGCCAAATATGTATCAGTCGTTGCATTCAACTGTAATAGGACCTCAAGGGAAACCTTTCGAGATTCAAATAAGAACTTTTGAAATGCACAAAACCGCCGAGTATGGTATTGCTGCTCACTGGAAATATAAAGAGGCATCAAATTCTCAAACGGGGAATTTAGATTCTAAGCTTACATGGCTGAGGGATATGCTGGAATGGCAGAGAGATACTTCAGATGCTGAAGAATTTATGGAAAGCTTTAAGATAGATTTGTTTTCTGATGAAATATTTGTTTTTACGCCTAAAGGAACTGTTATAAATCTTCCTAGCGAGGCTACTCCAATTGATTTCGCTTATAGAATTCATACTGATATCGGAAATAGATGCGTTGGTGCAAAAGTAAATGGAAGAATGGTTCCATTAGATTATAAGCTTAAAACTGGAGAAATAGTAGAAGTTTTAACTTCTACGATACCTAGAGGTCCAAGTATAGATTGGCTTAATATAACTAAGAGCAATCAGGCAAAAGCCAAAATTAGAGCATGGTTTAAAAAAGCTAAGAGAGAAGAGAATATAGTAAAAGGAAAAGAAATCTTAGAAAAGGAAACTAAGAGACAAGGGTATAACTTTGGTGAAATTGCAAAAGGCGAACCTATAGAGCAAATATTAAAGCGTTACAATATGAATGGTCTGGATGATATATTTGCTGCTGTAGCGGTTGGCGATATTATGGCATCAAGTATTGTTAGCAGGCTTAGAGAGGCCTTCGAAAAGGGAAATAAGCAAGATTCCAAGGCTGTCGAAGAGCAAATTAACAAAACCATCAGCAAAAATACTGATAATGTGAGCAAAGTTAAAAATCTAGGGCACAGCGTTGTTGTTAAAGGTATAACCAATATTCTTGTGAGGTTTGCTAAATGCTGCAATCCTGTTCCTGGTGATGAAATAATAGGTTACGTAACTAAGGGTAGAGGAGTATCCATACACAGAAAAGACTGTACAAATGCAGCTCTATTGCTTTCCGATACAAATCATAAGCTTGTTGAGGTTCAGTGGGGTTCAGCTAAGGGTGCAGATTATACTACTGAAATTCAGGTTAAGGCAGATGACAGAGAAGGACTTTTATCTGAAATTATGGAGCTTATAATAGAAACTAAGACCTATTTATGTGCTGTAAATGCTAAAGCGATAAAAAACAACATTGCAATCATAACTATTAAATTAAAGATATCAGACATAGAGCATTTAAAGGAACTTATGAAAAAGATTAAAAAGCTTGCAGGAGTTCTTGACATATATAGAACCAAATCGTAA
- the glyA gene encoding serine hydroxymethyltransferase, which produces MDFNNMKKQDVEIYSILQREIKRQEDNIELIASENFTSKSVMEAMGSQLTNKYAEGYPGKRYYGGCEVVDEIENLARERAKQLFNAEHANVQPHAGSQANMAVYFAFLKPGDTVLGMNLSHGGHLTHGSPVNFSGKLFKFISYGVNKETEQIDYEEVRRLALEHRPKMLVAGASAYPRIIDFKKLRDICDEVEALFMVDMAHIAGLVAAGAHPSPVPYADFVTTTTHKTLRGPRGGAILCKEKYAKDIDKSIFPGMQGGPLMHVIAAKAICFEEALRPEFKAYINQVIINAKVLGEELTKYGFRMVSGGTDNHLLLVDLTNKGITGKDAEKLLDDAKITVNKNTIPFETLSPFVTSGIRIGTGAVTTRGFREQEMKEVAYLMNHVIENRGQDVEKVREQVKNICSKYPIY; this is translated from the coding sequence ATGGACTTTAACAATATGAAAAAGCAGGATGTTGAAATTTATAGTATTTTACAGAGAGAGATAAAAAGGCAGGAGGACAATATTGAACTTATAGCTTCAGAAAACTTTACAAGCAAATCTGTAATGGAAGCCATGGGATCACAGCTTACAAACAAATATGCTGAAGGTTACCCGGGAAAGAGATATTACGGAGGCTGTGAGGTTGTCGATGAGATTGAAAATCTAGCAAGAGAAAGAGCAAAACAGCTATTTAATGCTGAGCATGCCAATGTACAGCCTCATGCTGGTTCTCAAGCAAACATGGCGGTTTACTTTGCATTCTTAAAGCCTGGAGATACTGTTTTAGGGATGAATTTAAGTCATGGAGGACATTTAACTCATGGGAGCCCAGTTAATTTTTCAGGAAAACTATTCAAATTTATTTCTTATGGAGTTAATAAGGAAACTGAACAAATAGATTATGAAGAAGTTAGAAGACTTGCTTTAGAACATAGACCCAAGATGCTGGTAGCAGGAGCAAGTGCGTACCCTAGAATAATAGATTTTAAGAAGCTTAGAGATATTTGTGACGAAGTTGAGGCACTTTTTATGGTGGATATGGCTCACATTGCTGGACTAGTTGCTGCGGGGGCGCATCCTTCACCAGTACCTTATGCTGATTTTGTTACTACTACAACACATAAAACTCTTAGAGGACCTAGGGGAGGTGCTATCCTATGCAAGGAAAAGTATGCAAAGGATATTGATAAATCTATTTTCCCGGGCATGCAGGGAGGACCTCTAATGCATGTTATAGCTGCTAAAGCCATATGTTTTGAAGAAGCTTTAAGACCAGAATTTAAGGCTTATATTAATCAAGTAATAATTAATGCTAAGGTTTTGGGAGAAGAGTTAACTAAATATGGTTTTAGAATGGTGTCTGGTGGCACAGATAATCATTTGCTGCTGGTTGATTTGACCAATAAAGGCATTACAGGCAAGGATGCAGAAAAGTTGCTAGACGATGCTAAAATTACTGTGAATAAAAACACTATACCTTTTGAGACTCTTAGCCCATTTGTGACAAGTGGTATAAGAATTGGAACTGGAGCTGTTACAACAAGAGGCTTTAGGGAACAGGAAATGAAAGAGGTTGCTTATTTAATGAATCATGTAATTGAAAATAGAGGTCAAGATGTTGAAAAGGTTAGGGAACAAGTAAAGAACATATGTAGTAAATATCCAATTTATTAA
- a CDS encoding threonine/serine exporter family protein produces MNINSIIHLAADAGKIILESGGETYRVEETIIRICNAYGLTHAESFVTPTGIIISASDINGQIISLVKRIKIRTVDLEKISKVNDLSRNIRAKKLTVEYVKDELEKISKEPRYNMKITLFFSAVAASFFTLLFGGNIYDFIISFFIGIIIKSISIFLSEIEINEFFINVLGGAIAALLALIAVNFQLAFNMDKIIIGSIMLLVPGLAITNAIRDTIAGDLVAGISRALEAFLVAVAIAVGSGVTLKLWFNFFGGM; encoded by the coding sequence TTGAATATTAACAGCATTATCCATCTTGCTGCCGATGCAGGTAAAATAATATTAGAAAGCGGCGGAGAGACCTATAGAGTAGAAGAAACAATTATACGTATCTGCAATGCCTATGGTCTTACCCATGCTGAAAGCTTTGTTACTCCGACAGGAATTATTATATCAGCCTCTGATATAAATGGTCAGATAATATCTCTCGTAAAAAGAATAAAGATACGAACAGTAGACTTAGAAAAGATATCAAAGGTAAATGATTTGTCTAGGAATATAAGAGCAAAAAAACTCACAGTTGAGTATGTTAAGGACGAACTTGAGAAAATATCCAAAGAGCCACGATATAACATGAAAATAACTTTGTTTTTCTCAGCTGTAGCAGCTTCATTTTTTACACTTTTATTTGGTGGAAATATATATGATTTTATAATATCCTTTTTTATAGGAATTATAATTAAATCAATTTCTATATTTTTAAGTGAAATTGAGATAAATGAATTCTTTATCAATGTATTGGGTGGAGCAATAGCCGCATTACTTGCTCTTATAGCAGTAAACTTTCAATTAGCTTTTAATATGGATAAAATCATAATCGGCTCCATTATGCTCCTTGTTCCAGGTCTTGCTATAACAAATGCCATTAGAGATACTATTGCAGGAGACTTAGTTGCAGGAATATCCAGAGCACTTGAGGCCTTTTTAGTTGCTGTGGCCATAGCTGTGGGCTCCGGTGTTACATTAAAGCTATGGTTTAATTTTTTTGGAGGTATGTAA
- a CDS encoding sigma-54 interaction domain-containing protein, giving the protein MSKAEIILKCLLDNLDEGIHIVDNRGKTIYYNKAMGMVEGLIPSEVIGKRAIELLKGVEEDSSTLMNALKKGEKYIDVIQQYSSNIGKNITAINTTIPVIASEEVIAAIEISKDRTQLRELNEKICRLQGINNIKGRFYTFKDIIGSSEKIRTAITKAMKASLTNSSVLIYGETGCGKELFAQSIHYNGLRKDKAFIDINCAAIPSNLLESMLFGTVKGSFTGAENKRGLFEEAKGGTILLDEINSMDTTLQSKLLRVLQEGYIRPIGSNVLVDIDIRIIATLNEAPEKLIKEGKLRKDFYYRLGVIRIDIPPLRERPQDINELTAQFISFYNKLLGKNIAGIHEEVLDIFLKYSWPGNIRELKNTIEASMNMIDDGPYITREYVEQRLARNFISNGNYTAGMEEFPIEQYLENLEKKIINEALNRYGNNISKTSAYLKISRQNLQYKIKKYNLL; this is encoded by the coding sequence ATGAGTAAGGCTGAGATTATATTAAAGTGCTTGCTTGACAATTTAGATGAAGGTATTCACATAGTGGACAATAGAGGAAAAACAATTTACTACAACAAAGCTATGGGTATGGTTGAAGGACTAATTCCTAGTGAGGTTATAGGCAAAAGAGCAATAGAATTATTAAAAGGCGTAGAAGAAGATTCTTCTACGCTTATGAACGCTCTAAAAAAAGGGGAAAAATATATAGATGTTATTCAACAGTACAGCAGCAATATTGGAAAAAATATAACAGCAATAAATACTACAATTCCAGTAATCGCCTCTGAAGAAGTTATTGCAGCTATTGAAATTTCAAAGGACAGGACACAACTAAGAGAACTTAATGAAAAGATCTGCAGGCTTCAAGGTATAAACAATATCAAGGGAAGATTTTACACATTTAAAGACATAATAGGAAGCAGCGAAAAAATACGAACTGCAATTACTAAAGCTATGAAGGCTAGTTTAACTAATTCATCTGTACTCATATATGGTGAAACAGGCTGCGGCAAGGAATTGTTTGCACAGAGCATCCATTATAATGGATTAAGAAAAGATAAAGCTTTTATTGATATAAATTGTGCTGCTATTCCAAGTAATTTGCTTGAAAGCATGCTTTTTGGAACAGTGAAAGGTAGTTTTACTGGAGCGGAAAACAAAAGGGGACTTTTTGAAGAAGCTAAGGGAGGAACAATCTTGCTTGATGAGATAAATTCAATGGATACTACATTGCAATCAAAATTATTGCGAGTGCTGCAGGAAGGCTACATAAGACCAATAGGAAGCAATGTTTTGGTTGATATTGATATAAGAATTATTGCGACTTTAAATGAGGCACCTGAAAAGCTTATAAAGGAAGGAAAGCTGAGAAAGGATTTTTATTATCGACTAGGTGTAATAAGGATAGATATACCTCCTCTTAGAGAAAGGCCACAAGATATTAATGAGCTAACAGCACAATTTATAAGTTTCTATAACAAATTATTGGGAAAAAACATAGCAGGAATTCATGAAGAGGTATTGGATATTTTTTTAAAGTATAGCTGGCCTGGTAATATTAGAGAATTAAAGAACACTATTGAGGCTTCAATGAATATGATAGATGATGGTCCATATATAACAAGAGAGTATGTAGAACAAAGACTGGCAAGGAATTTTATTAGCAATGGTAATTATACTGCTGGAATGGAAGAATTTCCAATAGAGCAATATTTAGAGAACTTGGAGAAGAAAATAATTAATGAGGCTTTAAATAGATACGGGAATAATATATCAAAAACCTCTGCATATTTAAAAATTTCCAGGCAGAACCTTCAATATAAGATAAAAAAATATAATCTGCTGTAA